A stretch of DNA from Acidobacteriota bacterium:
GAGGTCTATATCGTCGCTTCAGAGCTGAAGGGTTCGCTGGCGGAGACGTGCAGCTTTACGAACTCGGCGGAACTCGCCCGCTTTAAGGGCTCAAAGCTCGACCGGCTTGAGGCAAAACATGCATGGCTCAACCGCACCTCGCTGGTAATGAACGGCGAGCACGTAACGCTCGGCGAGGCCGATGCCGAGACTGAGCTGGACGTCCGATTTGAAATCAAGGGTTCGGCCAAATCCGGCACCGGACTCGTGCACACGGCACCGGGCCACGGAGCGGACGACTTTCACATCGGCAAGGCATATGGGCTTGAGATCTACAATCCGGTGGATGCGGCCGGGCGGTTTATCGCCGAGGTCGAGCACTTCGGCGGGATGAAGATCTTTGACGCGAACCCGAAGATCGTCGAGTTTCTAGATGAAAGCGGAATGCTCCTCCATTCGGAGAAGTATCAGCACCGCTATCCTCACTGCTGGCGATGCAAGAATCCGGTCATCTTTCGGGCGACTCCGCAATGGTTCATCTCGATGGACGAGGTCGCCGCTCCTATCCAGGAAGGGAGCTCGGGCACGAAGCCTCTGAGACAGCAGGCACTTGCCGAGATCGAGAAAGTGAAATGGCATCCAGCGTGGGGCGAAGGCCGGATGGCGAATATGTTCAAGGGCCGGCCTGATTGGTGCGTCTCGCGGCAGCGTTCGTGGGGCGTTCCGATCCCCGTTTTTTACTGCAGCGGCTGCGAAGAAACGGTCGCCGACCCGAGTGTCGTTGATCACGTCGCGGACATCTTTGCCAAGGAAACCGCCGACGCCTGGTACGCACGGACGGAGAGCGAACTCCTGCCCGAGGGCTTTGCTTGCACGAAATGCGGCGGCACAGAGTTCCGCAAAGAGACTGACATTCTCGACGTCTGGTTCGACTCGGGCTCGTCGTGCGTCGCAGTGCTTGAGACTCGCGGCGAGACGCTCCGCTTTCCGGCGGATGTTTATCTCGAGGGTGGCGATCAATACCGCGGCTGGTTCAATTCGTCGATGAGCTGCGGCATCGCGGCACACGGCACGGCGCCGTATCGGCAGGTGATAACCCACGGCTGGGTCGTCGATGGTGAGGGCAAAAAGCAATCGAAATCGGTCGGCAACGTGACGGCTCCGCAGGAGATAATTGATAAGTCGGGGGCGGAGATCTTGCGGCTTTGGGCTGCTGCGGTTGACTACACCGAGGACGTCCGATGCTCGGACGAGATCCTCTCGCGGGTCGTCGATGCCTATCGCAAGATGCGGAACACGCTCCGCTACGCGCTCGGTAATCTTGATGGCTTTGACCCGGCGGCGGATTCGGTCGCGGAATCGGAGATGCTAGCGATCGACCAATGGGCACTTGCAAGCCTTGAGGTAGTTTCGGCAAAGGTGCAGAAGGGGTTTGAGGACTACGACTTTCAGGCGGCCTACGGAGCGCTTTACAATTTCTGCACCGTCACGCTCTCGGCCCGTTACTTTGACATCATCAAGGACCGGCTTTACATCTTCGCCCCGCGTTCGATAGAACGACGCTCGGCACAGACGGCGCTTTATCGCATCGCCGATTCGCTCTGCCGGCTGATGGCGCCGCTGCTCGCATTTACAAGCGACGAGGCATGGGAAAACTTGCCGGGGACTCGCGAGGCTTCAGTACATATGGCCGAATTCCCGGTCGCAACGCGTCTTGACGAAGCGGCGGAAGCGGAATTGCTCTCGCAGTGGGAACGCATCTTCGCCATCCGCGACGAGGTTTTGAGATCGCTCGAAACGGCGAGGGGCGAAAAGGTGATCGGTTCATCGCTCGAGGCAAAGGTCATCCTGACGACCGATAAGCCGACGACGATGTTTTTGATGGAGCATTTCACCGAGCTTCGGTATATATTTATCGTTTCACAGGTCGAGGTGCACGAGGGCGAGCCGTTTGCCGTCAAGATCGAAAAAGCACACGGCGAGAAATGCGAGCGATGCTGGAACTATTCATCCCGCGTCGGTGAATTTGAAAGCTATCCGACCGTCTGCGAGCGGTGCATTGAAGCTCTTCGCGAGATTGAAAAGGCAGCGGCCGCTTAGAGGAAGATCAATATGAAAAGATTCGTAGCAACATTTTCCGTGCTGATGCTGCTTGCGGTTGCGGCCGCGGCGCAGAGCGTCCGGACGCCCGAACGCGGTTCTGCTGAACGCAAGGCGATACTCGATGCCATTCGCGTCCCGGTCGAGCGCGATATGAAGCAGAAGATCGTTTTCGTGACCGACGAATTTCGCGTGTATCAGAACTGGGCATTTGTCAGCGGCACTCTGCAGACGCCCGATGGCGGGCAGCCGGACCTGAGAGGAACGGCTTGGGCCGAGGAAGCCGATTTCTTTGAAAATAACTTTTTTGCGCTCGTGCGAAAGACGGGCACGCGCTGGCGGGTGACGACCAACGCCATCGGCTGCACCGACGTTTGCTATGCCGACTGGTGGCGGCGATACCGGGCACCAAAGGCCGTGTTTCCATACACGGAATGAACGAAAATGAAACCGCGAGTGCGGCCGGCTCGTAGTTCTGAACGTCCACTAATCTAAAAACTGTAAGGAGTTCAGCAATGAAACACGCTATTTCGGCCACATTTTTCGTTCTCGCAATTTTCGCTACGGCCGCGGCCGCTCAATCGGATGAAAAAGATGCGGTGCGCGTCCCGCTGATGAACTACATCAAAGGACACGAGACCGGCCAGGGCGAGTACTTCCGCAAGGCATTCCATACGGAAGGAAGCATGGTCTGGATGCGCGACGGCAAGTTCACGTCACGCACATTTGCAGAATATATTGCCGGAGCATCGGGCAAGCCGGCAGCTGATGAAAAGGACAGGCGTCGGAGCATCGAAGGAATTGAGATAGCCGGGACGGCGGCGACGGCAAAGATTATACTCGACTACCCGAACGTCAGGTTCGTCGATTTTATGTCGCTGCTCAAGATCGATGGCGAATGGAAGATCGTTAGCAAGGTCTTTTACGCCGAGCCGAAGAACACAAAGTGAACAAAACAGACTTTTTGTGGAAACTCGCTTACCTCGTCATAACCGGCGGGGTTTTTCTGGTCGATCAAACCACGAAGGCCTGGGCGGTCAGCCGTCTTCGGTTTGGGGACGACATCTCGGTCATTCCGGGGTTTCTCAATTTCGCCTATGCCCAGAACACGGGTGTGGCGTTTTCGATGTTTGACGATTACGGCGATCCCGGACGTTGGGGGCTCTCGGCCGTAGCGATCGTTGCCGGCGTTCTGGTGCTCTTTTACTTTTGGCGAACGCCGCGTTCGGATGACCGCGTCCTCGGCGCGCTTGCTCTTCTACTTGCCGGGATAATCGGCAACGTTACCGACCGTGTGCGGCTCGGGTTCGTTGTCGATTTCATCGATGTACAATTCGGCTCATGGCACTACCCGACCTTCAACGTCGCCGACATGGCGATCGTCATCGGCGCCGGATTGTTGATCCTAGATATGGTTTGGTCGAAGAAGGAGAAGGCTGAGCCGCCGACGGAGAACGCGACAGCAAAATGAAGATCGAACTCAGGCCGATAAATGAGGAGAATTTCAGGCCGGTCATCGGGCTTGATGTCGGGCCGGGCCAGAATACGTTTGTTGCGACAAACGTCTTCTCGATCGCCGAGTCAAAGGTCTCGCCGTACCTCGAACCCCGGGCGATTTATGCAGACGACGGGCTTGTGGGTTTTACGCTCTACGGCCGCGACCCCGAGACCGGCAAATACTGGATCGTACGGCTGATGGTCGACGCCGCCCATCAGGGCAAAGGCTACGGCCGAGCCGCGGTGCTCGCGCTTATCGAAGAGCTTCGGGCAATGCCGGAATGCAGTGAGATTTTTTTGAGCCTTGTTCTTGATAACGCGGCCGCCGAAGGCCTTTACCAAAGCATCGGCTTCGCACGCACCGGCGAGATCGAGCATGGTGAGATCGTTATGAGATATGTGCTTTGAGAAGCGAGAAGCGAGAATCAAGAAGCAAGAAGCAAGAAGCAAGAAGCAAGAAGCAAGAAGCAAGAAGCAAGAAGCAAGAAGCAAGAAGCAAGAAGCAAGAAGCAAGAAGCTTGAGGTCTAAGAACTAGAATCGTTTTATGCGTTCACGGAGTTTTGAAGACGTCGAAATCTGGAAAAAGTCGCACGCTTTCGTTTTGGAGGTCTATCGACAGACCGAAAGTTTTCCCAAGCACGAGATATATGGATTGACATCGCAGTCAAGAAGAGCGGCGGTATCAATACCCGCAAATTTTGCTGAGGGCTTCGGTAAGGCGACAAAGCCGGATAAGCTGCGCTTTTACAGTATGTCTCAAGGTTCGTTGGAAGAATGCCGATACTATCTTATTCTTGCAAACGATCTCGGTTACTGTGACACTTTTGTTTTGAGAACATTGATCGACGAAATTGGGAGAATGCTTGGAAGCTATATGCGAGCGATCAAAGCCGATATCTAAGAATTGTGTTGTCCGATGCTTCTGGCTACTTGCTTCTAGCTACCGGCTTCAAACTCCACATGTATCCTGAGCTTTTCAGAATCGGCGATTTTCCGGTAACCAGCTACGGCATTTGGCTGGCGGCGGGTATGTTGATCGCGCTCTTTGCGGCTTCGCGGCTGGCGGCCCGCGATGGATTGCCGCGCGAACGCATATACGATCTCGGCCTCTGGACGCTGGTCGGCGGATTGCTTGGTTCTAAGATCTTGCTCTTTTTTGTCGAGGACAACGTACAGCTTTTCACGCTCGATTTCTTGCGTTCCGGCGGAGTTTATTATGGCGGGTTGATCGGCGGATTTTTGACGGTTGTATTCCTCATTCGCTTTTACAAGCTGCCGTTCTGGAAGGTCGCGGATGCTCTTGCGGCGGGACTCGCTCTCGGCCAGGCGTTCGGCCGGCAGGGCTGCTTTGCCGCCGGTTGCTGCTGGGGCAAGCCGACGACGAATTGGTGGGGCGTGCATTTTAGCGACAAGGGCCACGAATACACCGGCGTCCCGATCGCCGACAACGTCCACCTGCATCCGACGCAGCTCATTGAGAGCTTTACAATGCTGGCAGTCTTCGGCTTTCTCGTTTGGCTGCACCGCAACAAGAAATTTGACGGCCAGGTGCTCATCGCCTACGGCATCATTTATTCGATCTTCCGTTTCCTTATCGAATTCATCCGCGACGACCCGCGAGGCGAACTCTTTGGCCTGACGGCGATGACCGGCCTTTCAACCTCGCAGATCGTCAGCCTCGTCGTCGCCGCGGCGTCGATCGCATTCTTCGCCGTCCGCTACCGGCAGCGTCCGGAAACGGATCTGTAGCCGTACCAATTTCCAATGACACAATTTACAATTCCCAATTCCGGGCGCCGCATTGTCAATTGTTTAGAAACAAGAACTCCCCGATGACCCAAACTGAGATAGAAAATAAGGAGGACAATTCCCTCGTGTTCTCGCCGGGTGCGGACGCCGCCGGCGTTCGGCTCGATGCGTATCTTGCGGCGCGGATCGAGGGCTGGTCGCGTGCGCGGCTACAGCGGTTGATCACGGACGGCGATGTGCTGGTCAATGGGAAAGCGGTGAAGCCATCGTATAAGTTACACGAGGGCGAAGAGATAGATGTCGATCTGGTCGAAGCACCGGCGGCCGTTTTTGAGCCCGAGGACATCCCGCTCGATATCGTTTTTGAGGACGAGTATCTGGCCGTCATCAACAAGCCCGCCGGGATGGTCGTCCACCCCGGAGCCGGCAATGCGACCGGAACGCTTGCAAATGCGATCGCCTGGCACCTCAATTTGCAGAGGCCCGCGCGTGAGCAAGGGCGTATCGAGCTACTCGGCAGTGACGCCCTTAATGACGTGCGGGCCTCGGCAACGAATGACAGGGTCGGCATCGTTCACAGGCTCGATAAAGACACTTCCGGCCTGATCGTCGTCGCCAAAGAGGAAGAGACGCATGAGGCTCTTTCCAACCAATTCCGTGACCGCCTCGTCGCCAAGCAATACGTCACGCTCGTCCACGGCAGCCCGCGTGAGAATATGGGCACGATCGACCGCCCGATGGCCCGCGACCGATGGCACCGCACGAAAATGACCGTCGCCGCCAATGGCCGCAACGCCCTGACGATGTGGAAAGTGCGGCAGCGGTTCGAGAAATTCACGCTGCTTGAGGTCGAGATCAAGACCGGCCGCACGCACCAGATCCGCGTTCATCTCGCCTCGATCAATCACCCGGTCGTCGGCGACCCCACCTACAACGAGGGCCGCGACAACACCGTCAACGACGTCGATATCAAGAACGCCATCCGCACCCCCGGCCGCTTTTTTCTTCACGCCGAACGCCTCTTATTCACCCACCCCAAGACCGGCGAGCCGATGTCATTTCATTGCGAGATCCCGCAGGAATTGGCAGAATTGCTAGAATCGCTTTGACGGGGCATTGTCACGACCGGACCGCAGGCGTCTGCGCCTGCCAGCGTCAAAAGGACGCTACCGCCCGTCAGCGTTGAGGGAACTAGGCCGTTATCACGGCCTTTGCACGCGGGGACGCGTGCGGTCCAGTCGTTGAGGTGATTTGATTTTATGTACGACCCACGCGTTTGGCACAGCCGAGGCTACATTCCGCACATTGACCCCGGCGCATGCACACAGTTCATCACCTTCCGGCTTGCGGGTTCGATGCCGCAGGCGGTTTTAGCCCGCTGGCGGGAAGAACTCAAAAGAGGCGAGGTGACCGACGCCGGTTTTCGCAAGCGGATCGAGATCTATCTTGACCAGAACTACGGCGAGCGGTGGCTCGCGGATACGCGGATCGCGGGCCTTGTGCAAGATACGCTCCTAAACCTTGATGGAAAGCGCTACCGGCTGATCGCCTGGGTCATAATGCCGAATCATGTCCACATCTTGATCGAAACGCTAGAAGGGAATTCGCTCTCGGATATAATGCAATCGATAAAGTCATATACGGCACATGAAGCGAACAAACTGCTCGGACGCAAAGGCAGCTTTTGGTTCAAGGAATACTTTGACCGCTACATCCGCGACGGGCGCCACTTTCAAGCGACCGTGCGTTATATTGAAGAAAATCCGGTCAAGGCTCGATTGTGCCAAAGGCCCGAAGACTGGAAATTCAGCAGTGCCTATTTTCGTAAGAGTAGTTTTTGACCAGATAGTGCTGGGCTGTTGCTTTGAGTAGATCAGTGTTGTGATTGGAACAATGTCACGACTGGACCGCAGGCGTCTGCGCCTGCCAGCGTCAAAAGGACGCTACCGCCCGTCAGCGTTGAGGGAACTAGGCCGTTATCACGGCCTTTGCACGCGGGGACGCGTGCGGTCCAGTCAGTGAGGTGATTAATAAATTATGAAACGCTTCTTTGTTGCTGTTGGTTTTCTGGTGTTATGTGTGCCGTTTGCTATGGCTC
This window harbors:
- the ileS gene encoding isoleucine--tRNA ligase, whose product is MTESLELKKTVNLPKTNFGQKANLGQSEPARLKKWKEAGLYERIAETRRGREKFILHDGPPYANADIHIGTALNKILKDFVVKSRSMMGFDAPYVPGYDCHGLPIETHVERKLAEKGKNKADIPVSTFRRICREHASTAMNNQTRDFQRLGILGEWENPYLTMSAEYESATARLFGRFLERGYVYKGLRPVYWCIHDQTALAEAEVEYKEHTSPSVYVKFSLRSDPASIDPALAGKKVFFVIWTTTPWTLPANLGIAVHPEFDYSAVEVGDEVYIVASELKGSLAETCSFTNSAELARFKGSKLDRLEAKHAWLNRTSLVMNGEHVTLGEADAETELDVRFEIKGSAKSGTGLVHTAPGHGADDFHIGKAYGLEIYNPVDAAGRFIAEVEHFGGMKIFDANPKIVEFLDESGMLLHSEKYQHRYPHCWRCKNPVIFRATPQWFISMDEVAAPIQEGSSGTKPLRQQALAEIEKVKWHPAWGEGRMANMFKGRPDWCVSRQRSWGVPIPVFYCSGCEETVADPSVVDHVADIFAKETADAWYARTESELLPEGFACTKCGGTEFRKETDILDVWFDSGSSCVAVLETRGETLRFPADVYLEGGDQYRGWFNSSMSCGIAAHGTAPYRQVITHGWVVDGEGKKQSKSVGNVTAPQEIIDKSGAEILRLWAAAVDYTEDVRCSDEILSRVVDAYRKMRNTLRYALGNLDGFDPAADSVAESEMLAIDQWALASLEVVSAKVQKGFEDYDFQAAYGALYNFCTVTLSARYFDIIKDRLYIFAPRSIERRSAQTALYRIADSLCRLMAPLLAFTSDEAWENLPGTREASVHMAEFPVATRLDEAAEAELLSQWERIFAIRDEVLRSLETARGEKVIGSSLEAKVILTTDKPTTMFLMEHFTELRYIFIVSQVEVHEGEPFAVKIEKAHGEKCERCWNYSSRVGEFESYPTVCERCIEALREIEKAAAA
- a CDS encoding nuclear transport factor 2 family protein gives rise to the protein MKHAISATFFVLAIFATAAAAQSDEKDAVRVPLMNYIKGHETGQGEYFRKAFHTEGSMVWMRDGKFTSRTFAEYIAGASGKPAADEKDRRRSIEGIEIAGTAATAKIILDYPNVRFVDFMSLLKIDGEWKIVSKVFYAEPKNTK
- the lspA gene encoding signal peptidase II, which produces MNKTDFLWKLAYLVITGGVFLVDQTTKAWAVSRLRFGDDISVIPGFLNFAYAQNTGVAFSMFDDYGDPGRWGLSAVAIVAGVLVLFYFWRTPRSDDRVLGALALLLAGIIGNVTDRVRLGFVVDFIDVQFGSWHYPTFNVADMAIVIGAGLLILDMVWSKKEKAEPPTENATAK
- a CDS encoding GNAT family N-acetyltransferase — protein: MKIELRPINEENFRPVIGLDVGPGQNTFVATNVFSIAESKVSPYLEPRAIYADDGLVGFTLYGRDPETGKYWIVRLMVDAAHQGKGYGRAAVLALIEELRAMPECSEIFLSLVLDNAAAEGLYQSIGFARTGEIEHGEIVMRYVL
- a CDS encoding four helix bundle protein → MRSRSFEDVEIWKKSHAFVLEVYRQTESFPKHEIYGLTSQSRRAAVSIPANFAEGFGKATKPDKLRFYSMSQGSLEECRYYLILANDLGYCDTFVLRTLIDEIGRMLGSYMRAIKADI
- the lgt gene encoding prolipoprotein diacylglyceryl transferase yields the protein MLSDASGYLLLATGFKLHMYPELFRIGDFPVTSYGIWLAAGMLIALFAASRLAARDGLPRERIYDLGLWTLVGGLLGSKILLFFVEDNVQLFTLDFLRSGGVYYGGLIGGFLTVVFLIRFYKLPFWKVADALAAGLALGQAFGRQGCFAAGCCWGKPTTNWWGVHFSDKGHEYTGVPIADNVHLHPTQLIESFTMLAVFGFLVWLHRNKKFDGQVLIAYGIIYSIFRFLIEFIRDDPRGELFGLTAMTGLSTSQIVSLVVAAASIAFFAVRYRQRPETDL
- a CDS encoding RluA family pseudouridine synthase, coding for MTQTEIENKEDNSLVFSPGADAAGVRLDAYLAARIEGWSRARLQRLITDGDVLVNGKAVKPSYKLHEGEEIDVDLVEAPAAVFEPEDIPLDIVFEDEYLAVINKPAGMVVHPGAGNATGTLANAIAWHLNLQRPAREQGRIELLGSDALNDVRASATNDRVGIVHRLDKDTSGLIVVAKEEETHEALSNQFRDRLVAKQYVTLVHGSPRENMGTIDRPMARDRWHRTKMTVAANGRNALTMWKVRQRFEKFTLLEVEIKTGRTHQIRVHLASINHPVVGDPTYNEGRDNTVNDVDIKNAIRTPGRFFLHAERLLFTHPKTGEPMSFHCEIPQELAELLESL
- a CDS encoding transposase, which codes for MYDPRVWHSRGYIPHIDPGACTQFITFRLAGSMPQAVLARWREELKRGEVTDAGFRKRIEIYLDQNYGERWLADTRIAGLVQDTLLNLDGKRYRLIAWVIMPNHVHILIETLEGNSLSDIMQSIKSYTAHEANKLLGRKGSFWFKEYFDRYIRDGRHFQATVRYIEENPVKARLCQRPEDWKFSSAYFRKSSF